The Brachyspira sp. SAP_772 genome includes the window TTGGAGATGGTTGGCACTGCTGCTAATCCAATACTTGCAGAGGCTAAATTAAAAACTATAAAACCTGATATTATTACTTTAGATATAGAAATGCCTGAGATGGACGGTATTACTTATCTTAAAAAACTTATGATTAATAATCCTATTCCTGTAATAATGTTTAGTTCTTTGCTTGATAAACATAGAGAGTTAGCATTGGATGCTTTAAATATTGGGGCTTTTGATTATGTTATAAAACCTTCTGCTAATGTAAGAGATGGAGTTGAAGAGTTAGCTACTGATTTAGTTGAAAAAATAAAAAATGCTTACAACAACAGATCTAAGTTTTATAAAAAGCATGGTGTTGCTATGCCTACAGAAACAACTAGCAATGTTGCTCCTAGCAGAGTTGCTGTAGAAGCTCCTAAAACTTCTGGATTTAAGGTTTATCCAAAAAATAGTGCTGATATTATACTTCCGCTTGTACCTTCTAGAGAAGTTGCTATGGATAAAATAATACTTATAGGCTCTTCTACTGGCGGTACTGAGGCTTTGATAGAATGTTTAAAAAATGTTACTCCTTCTGCTCCTCCTATTGTTATTGCTCAGCACATGCCTGAACATTTCACTACTTCATTTGCTAGAAGATTAAACACAGTATTAAAAATAGAAGTTTTTGAGTCTGAAGATGGTATGAGCATAGGACGCGGTCAGGCTGTACTTGCAAGAGGCGGAAAGCATACTATGATAAAAGTTAAAAATGGAAAGTATTATATTGAGGTTGTAGACGGTGAGCCTGTTACTAGACATAAGCCTTCTGTAGATGTACTTTTTAGAAGCGGTGCTGTATATGCTAAGAATAAGGCTATAGGTATCATACTTACTGGAATGGGTGATGATGGTGCTAATGGAATGAAAGAAATGAAAGATGCTGGTGCTTATAATATTGCTCAAAATGAAGAGACTTGTACTGTTTTTGGTATGCCAAGAGAAGCTATTGCTAGAGGTGGGGTAGATGAAATACTTCCTCTTGATAGAATATTAGCTGCTGCTCTTAAAAAAGCATAAAATTATGAATGATATATATGATTATATAAATAAATTAGTTGGAAATACCACTATTTATCCAAGATATAAAATTGATAAAGCTTTAGATTTTGTAGCTAACATTATAAATAACAATAACATATCTATAATTGCTACGGGTGCTAAAAGAAATAATACCAATGTTAGCTATATGGAGTATCTTAATTTATTTTTAATTGATGATAATAAAAATAATTCCAAAGATACTAGAGGTTTTAAAAAAGATATTTCAAAGATATTAGAGAAAGAAAATATAGAATATAATGATATATTAGATTATCTTGTTATTGATTATGATAAAGAAAAGATTATATTAAGACCTAGTTTCAAAATTGAAGAAGAGAACAATAAGATTGAAGCGGCTTTAATTACTTCTTCTGACGGAGAGAATAATATATATTATCCTAAACTAGACAATAAGAATTTTGATAAAAAAGAGCATGAATGCAAAGATAATTTTATCAATTTAATTAAAATATTTAAATACATATTTCAAAGTTTCAATGGTGAGATAAAAGAATTAAATGAATTTAATTATGAAATTATTGAAGCTTTAGTATGGAATGTTCCTGATGAATATTTTAATTTTAAAGATTATAATGATGGTTTATTAAAATCTATAAATTATTTATATGACAAAATTGCTTCTGAAGATTATATTGAACTTTCTGAGATTAATGACATTAAAGTTTTATTTTCAACTAAAAATAATATTAACAGAAAAAATGTATTAATAGCATTATATAAACTAAGAAAATACATAGAAGAGAATATGTAATAGTTTTTTTAATATTACTTGTTTTGTAAAAAAGAATATTTATATTTATAAGTTTTTGTTTTATTTAGCTCTTCCTATTGATATATAGTTATTTTCCAAATTTGAAATGTAATTTTCGATAAAGTTTTTATCATACGGATATACTTCAAGAAAGCCAAATATTTTAGTTTTATATGTATGAGATATGTATTAAATATGGTATAATATCTAAATTTGATCTAGAAATGTAGAGTTTTTGCTTCTTTGCGGCCGTACCATAGGCACTTCCTTCGGTCGCAAAATAAGTATGGGTTTTACTCTACGGGTACGCTTCGCAGGGGGACTAGTGCCCAAAGTTAAAAATCAAAAATTGACAAACTTAAAATTTTCAATATATATTAAATTTGAAGCAGTATAAAAACAATTAATGTTTACAAATAATTGAAAAAAGTATATATTATAAAATAAATATGCACTTTGGAGAAAACAAAAAATGAAAATATTAGGTATAGATACTTCTTGTGATGATACTTCAGTTGCTATAGTAGAAGATGGAAATAATGTTTTATCATCAGTATTAAGTTCTTCTATAGATGCTCATAAAGAGTTTCAAGGTGTAGTTCCAGAGATAGCGGCAAGAAAGCATTTGGAGGCTATACTTTATGTGATAGATAAGGCATTAAAAGACGCTGACACAACATTAGATGATATAGATTTATTTGCTGTTACAAACCGTCCCGGACTTTTAGGCTCGCTTCTTGTGGGAGTTGGAAGTGCTAAGGCTTTGGCTTTTTCTCTTAACAAACCATTACTAGCATTAGACCATATAGCAGCACACATTTATTCGCCTCATCTTACAAACAATATAGAGTTTCCGTATATAGCATTGGTTGTTTCAGGCGGACATACAATCATTACAGAAGTTCATGATTATGGCGAGTATAAAGTTGTTGGCACTACTTTAGATGATGCTGTGGGTGAGGCTTATGATAAGGTTTCTAAGTTTTTAAATCTTGGTTATCCGGGCGGACCTATTATAGACAAGCTTGCAAGAGAGGGAGACAAAGAAGCTATAAAATATCCTATAGTGCTTCTTAATGATGTTGATGAGTTTAATTTTTCTTATAGCGGACTTAAAACTGCTTGCGTATATTCTACACAAAAATATTTACAAAAAGGTTATGAGCCTACTAATGAAAATATAGCAGCTGCTTTTCAAATAAGTGCGATAGAGCCTTTATATATAAAAACTCTTAAATATGTTGAAAAAAGCGGTATAAAGAGAGTTACATTATCTGGGGGAGTGGCATGCAATAGTTATTTGCGTGAAAGGTTTGGAAACTCTAAAGACTTTGAATGTTATCTTCCTGCTTTAAAATATACTACAGACAATGCTGCTATGGTTGCAGGGCTTGCATACCATATGAAAGATAAAGAAGAGTTTGCTGATTATGCTTTGGATTGCTCTTCTAGGGTTTTAAATAAAAAATATAATAAAAATAAAAGTATAAAAAACTAATATATTTAGGAAATAAAAATGAACAGCAAAGAAAATCAATATTTCTACAGTGCTTTAAATAATATCAATAAAAAAGAATATGATAAGGCTATAGAAGATTTATTAAAGGTTATAGAATTAGATGAAAAGAATTTAGATGCTTATTATAATTTGGCTGCGGTTTATTGTGATATTAAGGATTATGATAATGCTATAAAAACTTATAATAAATCTATAGAAATATATCCGCATGATTTTGATATTTATTATAGTAAGGCTCAAATATATTTAGAGAGAAATGAAATAGAAAAAGCTATAGAAGATTTAGAAAAAGCAATATCTCTAAATAAGGCTTATTCTGATGCTTATTATTTACTTGCCGTTTGCTATAGAAGACAAAAGAAATACAAAACAGCACTTAAATATTTAAAAGAGACTTTAAAATATAACAGTGAAGATTATATTGCCTGCTATGATGTTTATAGAATATATAACATTTTTCTAAAGCATGAAAAAGATAATGAGAAAAAAGAAAAATATGAAAAGCTCTCTCAAAAATATTTAAAAAAGTCTGCAGATTTAGGTTATGATAAAGCGTTAGAGATATTAAAAGATTAATTGTTTATAAGAATATCCATTAACTTTGACTGCATATCTATATTATTATTTAAATCATTGCTTTCTAATTTTGTTTGAAATATTAACTTGGTAGAATTATTATTTTTTGAGAGAATATATATATAATCTCCAAGTATCAAAGCTTCTGATATATCATGCGTAACATAGATAATAGTTTTGTTTGTTTTTATTTGAATGTTTTTAATTATATCCAATAATTCTTTTTTTCTTTTAATATCCTGACCTTGCAATGGTTCGTCCATTAGTAAGAAGCTTGAATTATAGGCTAATGCTCTTGCTAATGATAATCTTTGTTTCATGCCTCCGCTAAGCTCATTTGGTTTGCTATGTATATTATCAATTAGATTGGTTATAGTTAATGCTTCTTTTATAGTTTTATCTCTTAGGTTTTTATCTTTAATTTTGTCTTTTAAAATATAATTAATATTTTCGTATGCGTTTAAATGATTTAATAATCTTGGCTCTTGATACACAAAAGAGGGGCTGTCAATTTGTTTAGCGATTATATTAAGAAGCGAAGTTTTTCCGCATCCTGATGAGCCTAATATAATATTTATTTTATTTATGTGTAAACTAATAGAAAAATCTTTAAATATTATGTTGTTATTGTATGAGAGGTTTATGTTATTTATTTGCAAAACATTATTAATTATTTTTTTATCATCACAAATCATTTTGAAGCCTCATTATAATTTCAAATATAATATTAAATATAATTGCAATCAAACAATATGCAAACAAACTAACTGTGTTTAAATATAAATGCGATTCATATAGTTTTGTGCCTAGTCCTAATGTTGGGAGAGTTATAATTTCTGAAGCTAATACGCTTTTCCAAGTCATACCCATTGATTGAGATATTGAAGTGAGTATATAGGGTTTTATTGATGGTATATACAAACTTATTAATTGATTTTTAAAAGACACATTATAAGAGTTTGACATTTCTATGAGGTTCTTATCAATGTTTATAATTCCATTTACTACAGCATCATATATTATTGGAAATATTACAAACAAAGATACAAATATAGGCACTAAATTATTATTAAACCATAATACTGCTATTAAAATAAGAGGTATAGTTGGAATTGTTCTAATAAAGTTTATAATAGGCATTAAAATATATCTAACACTTTTAAATATGCCAGCAATTATTCCTAATGTTATTGCAAGCAAAAATGAAAGCACAAAAGTAACTATTACTCTCATGAATGTATATAATAAATTAGAGTAAAAATCTTTTTGTGATATTATATTTGTTAAATCTAAAAAAATCTTATCTATACTTGGAAAAATAATTTCAGAATTAATTTTTATAGAAACAAAACTCCATATAGCTATAAATAATATGATTCCTATAAAAAAATATATAATCTTTTTTTTATTGTTTTTTTTCATTGTTTTAAACATGTTGAATTATTATTTAATTTTTTAATGATACTAGAAAAAAATAAATTGTCAAATTGTATTGATTATAGTTTTTATTTATAATTTTTTTATATTTGTTCTATAAAGTGTTTTTTGTATCTGTTCCAATAAACATCATAAACTCTTGATTTATTATCATCTAAGTTTAATTGATACATTCTAAAAGTTACTAATATATTTTTTGGCTGCCAGAGTTCCTCATAACTATATTTATAATGCATGCCAATTTTTTTCATTACTTCCCCGCTTGCAATATTATTTATGTCATGAGTAGCTGTAATATATTTGATATTATCATTTTTTAATTTTTCTACAACTTTTTTTGAAGCTTCTGTTATTATGCCTTTGTTCCAGTATTCTTTTTTAAGCCCATATCCAAAATCATTACTATCATTATTGTTTTCAAAATGTATATAGCCTATAGGAATATTATTTTCTTTAAGGCAAATAGCGTATCTATAAAAATTGCTATTCTCATTTGTTTCTAGATAAAATTTTTCTAGATGATTTTTAGTTTCTTCTATAGTTTTGAAAGGAAACCAAGGAAGATATTTATTAACTTCTTTGTCTGACAAAATGCTAAATAATGCTTCTGCGTCATTAATATTAAATTTTCTTATGATGAGTCTTTCTGTTGTAATCATATTATTTTTTATAAAAGTTAAAAATAAAAGGGCATACAAAATATTGTAAGCCCTTATTAATTATAATAAAATTATTTGTTAATTTTCCCTAAAAGTCTCTCAGCAATAGCACGTCCTGTAGGAGTGTTAGCAAGTCCGCCCTGCGAAGTTTCTTTAAATCTTTCATCCATACCATCACCAACTTCTTTCATAGCCATAACAACCTCATCAGCAGGAATAACACTCTTGAATCCCGCACAAGCCATCTCCGCACAAACTATAGCATGAACAGCTCCCAAAACATTTTTACTCATACAAGGCACTTCAACGAATCCAGCAACAGGATCGCAAACAAGCCCTAGTATAGCAGATAAAGATAAAGCAAAAGCATTAGCACACTGTTCAGGAGTCCCTCCCATAATCTCCGCACAAGCACAAGCAGCCATAGCAGAAGCACTTCCGCATTCAGCCTGACAACCACCGCCAGCCCCAGCAAATGTAGCAAGCTGAGCAATAATATCAGCAAGTCCCGCAGCTGTAAACATAGAATGCACTATATCTTCTCTTTTATATCCTCTGTTTTCGCATACAGTAAGCACCGCAGGCATTATTCCGCAGCTTCCTGCTGTTGGTGCTGCTATAATTTTACCCATACAAGCATTATAACCGCTGACTGCCATAGCAGCAGTAACTACTTCCCCTATAGTCTCTCCTAATATGCTTTTTTTGTTTTTATAAAACTTCTCTACTATATCAACACAGTCTTCTTGAAGTCCTGTTACAAAATTAAATTTATCCTTTTTTCCATTGATTACAGATTCTCTCATAATATCATAATAGCTAGACATCTGTTCTATTATTTTACTTCTATCAACTTTTTGACTATTAGCCTCTATATCTATAACTATATCACTAATTTTTTTATTTTGCTCTGTAGCTGTAGTAACTAATGATTCAATAGATTTTATATCCATAATTTATTTTCCTTTTAATAATAACATTTAATATAATTTATCTAAAAATACAAAATCTCTTATATTTTCTATTTTTCTAATTTTCTCTTCTATTTCTTTTGATATAACATCAGTCATACCAATAACTATAATAGCATATCCTTTATTAGGGCCTTCAAATTGAGGAGTAACATTCATATTTTCTATATTAATTCCTTTTTCAAAGATGATAGAAGTAACTTTAGCAATAATACCGGGTACATCTTTATTAACTATAGCTATAGTGGGGAAGTCTCCTTTGTAATGCACTTCTATACCATTTACTTTATCTAATACAATAAGCCCGCCTCCAATAGATGAAGCTAAAATATTTGCCTCATTATTTTCACCTTTTACTTCTATATAAACGCTGTTAGGGTGAAATGCTTCTCTTAAAGTTGTAGGTATAAATTCATATTTAAGATTATTTTCATTAGCTATTTTGTAACTATCTCTAAGCCTAGCATCATAAGTTTCAAATCCTAAAAGACCAGCTAAAATAGCTTTATCAGTGCCATGACCTTTCCAAGTGAGAGCAAAAGATCCATGTAAATATATTTTGGCTTCTTTTACATCCTCTCCCAAAATATTCTTAGCTAGTTTACCTATACGGCAAGCCCCTGCCGTGTGTGAACTAGAAGGTCCTATCATTACAGGTCCTATTATATCAAATAAAGTTGCCATAAAATTAGCCTCCATTTTTATATATATAATTTAACATATTCAATATATTTTAGATATATATTTTGTTAACTTTTTTTATATCAAATAAGAAAAAATAAATAAAATATTAAAATATTACTTTTTA containing:
- the tsaD gene encoding tRNA (adenosine(37)-N6)-threonylcarbamoyltransferase complex transferase subunit TsaD, giving the protein MKILGIDTSCDDTSVAIVEDGNNVLSSVLSSSIDAHKEFQGVVPEIAARKHLEAILYVIDKALKDADTTLDDIDLFAVTNRPGLLGSLLVGVGSAKALAFSLNKPLLALDHIAAHIYSPHLTNNIEFPYIALVVSGGHTIITEVHDYGEYKVVGTTLDDAVGEAYDKVSKFLNLGYPGGPIIDKLAREGDKEAIKYPIVLLNDVDEFNFSYSGLKTACVYSTQKYLQKGYEPTNENIAAAFQISAIEPLYIKTLKYVEKSGIKRVTLSGGVACNSYLRERFGNSKDFECYLPALKYTTDNAAMVAGLAYHMKDKEEFADYALDCSSRVLNKKYNKNKSIKN
- the sdaAA gene encoding L-serine ammonia-lyase, iron-sulfur-dependent, subunit alpha — its product is MDIKSIESLVTTATEQNKKISDIVIDIEANSQKVDRSKIIEQMSSYYDIMRESVINGKKDKFNFVTGLQEDCVDIVEKFYKNKKSILGETIGEVVTAAMAVSGYNACMGKIIAAPTAGSCGIMPAVLTVCENRGYKREDIVHSMFTAAGLADIIAQLATFAGAGGGCQAECGSASAMAACACAEIMGGTPEQCANAFALSLSAILGLVCDPVAGFVEVPCMSKNVLGAVHAIVCAEMACAGFKSVIPADEVVMAMKEVGDGMDERFKETSQGGLANTPTGRAIAERLLGKINK
- a CDS encoding chemotaxis response regulator protein-glutamate methylesterase codes for the protein MANKIKVLSIDDSALIRQLLTKIVNSDPDLEMVGTAANPILAEAKLKTIKPDIITLDIEMPEMDGITYLKKLMINNPIPVIMFSSLLDKHRELALDALNIGAFDYVIKPSANVRDGVEELATDLVEKIKNAYNNRSKFYKKHGVAMPTETTSNVAPSRVAVEAPKTSGFKVYPKNSADIILPLVPSREVAMDKIILIGSSTGGTEALIECLKNVTPSAPPIVIAQHMPEHFTTSFARRLNTVLKIEVFESEDGMSIGRGQAVLARGGKHTMIKVKNGKYYIEVVDGEPVTRHKPSVDVLFRSGAVYAKNKAIGIILTGMGDDGANGMKEMKDAGAYNIAQNEETCTVFGMPREAIARGGVDEILPLDRILAAALKKA
- a CDS encoding ABC transporter permease; this translates as MKKNNKKKIIYFFIGIILFIAIWSFVSIKINSEIIFPSIDKIFLDLTNIISQKDFYSNLLYTFMRVIVTFVLSFLLAITLGIIAGIFKSVRYILMPIINFIRTIPTIPLILIAVLWFNNNLVPIFVSLFVIFPIIYDAVVNGIINIDKNLIEMSNSYNVSFKNQLISLYIPSIKPYILTSISQSMGMTWKSVLASEIITLPTLGLGTKLYESHLYLNTVSLFAYCLIAIIFNIIFEIIMRLQNDL
- a CDS encoding ATP-binding cassette domain-containing protein, translating into MICDDKKIINNVLQINNINLSYNNNIIFKDFSISLHINKINIILGSSGCGKTSLLNIIAKQIDSPSFVYQEPRLLNHLNAYENINYILKDKIKDKNLRDKTIKEALTITNLIDNIHSKPNELSGGMKQRLSLARALAYNSSFLLMDEPLQGQDIKRKKELLDIIKNIQIKTNKTIIYVTHDISEALILGDYIYILSKNNNSTKLIFQTKLESNDLNNNIDMQSKLMDILINN
- the sdaAB gene encoding L-serine ammonia-lyase, iron-sulfur-dependent subunit beta, which codes for MATLFDIIGPVMIGPSSSHTAGACRIGKLAKNILGEDVKEAKIYLHGSFALTWKGHGTDKAILAGLLGFETYDARLRDSYKIANENNLKYEFIPTTLREAFHPNSVYIEVKGENNEANILASSIGGGLIVLDKVNGIEVHYKGDFPTIAIVNKDVPGIIAKVTSIIFEKGINIENMNVTPQFEGPNKGYAIIVIGMTDVISKEIEEKIRKIENIRDFVFLDKLY
- a CDS encoding lipopolysaccharide assembly protein LapB, encoding MNSKENQYFYSALNNINKKEYDKAIEDLLKVIELDEKNLDAYYNLAAVYCDIKDYDNAIKTYNKSIEIYPHDFDIYYSKAQIYLERNEIEKAIEDLEKAISLNKAYSDAYYLLAVCYRRQKKYKTALKYLKETLKYNSEDYIACYDVYRIYNIFLKHEKDNEKKEKYEKLSQKYLKKSADLGYDKALEILKD
- a CDS encoding GNAT family N-acetyltransferase, yielding MITTERLIIRKFNINDAEALFSILSDKEVNKYLPWFPFKTIEETKNHLEKFYLETNENSNFYRYAICLKENNIPIGYIHFENNNDSNDFGYGLKKEYWNKGIITEASKKVVEKLKNDNIKYITATHDINNIASGEVMKKIGMHYKYSYEELWQPKNILVTFRMYQLNLDDNKSRVYDVYWNRYKKHFIEQI